The genomic DNA ACATCTCCACCAAGGACAAAGGCTTTATGTGGTTTTCCCTCGCACACTTCCAGATCGATATCTTCATGTACATGGCTGGCCAACTCTGCCACCGCACAGAAGGTGTACTAGTCGAACGGGCTTGGAGACAGGTCGAGGTGGTTTACACGTTCCACCCCGAGCTATtcgacaccaacaacaaactccaTGCCGCGCTTGCAGTGTTTATCCTGAAGgcgtggaggaagagagaagaaacaCTCACGCAAAGGACAGGCCACAGGCCAGAGACACCGTTCTACGTGGACAGGCTAAGGACATCGATGCCAAACGATGACTACAAATCGGAGCCTACACCACCAGATCCTTATACACCGGCAGCTTTGGCAGTGGGGGCACACACAGGCATTCCGGACAACAATCTGGACTCATTCCTGGGGTACCTGGATGCTAGTGCATTGGACTGGGATATGTTTGGGAACCAGGTAAATGGCGGGGCAGGAGGCTCATCTTTTGGCGCTTTTGGGATGGGCCCCCAGGTAGAATGGTGatcttttttcttgggaTACAAGGATGGAGCTCGCGGGGAATATTTTTGGTGGTTAAGACAAAAGAATCTTTTTGGTTTAGTTGTCTTTTTACTTTGGATATATGGCGGAATTTTACATATACATGGCTTATTATCTCCAAGACCGGGGGAAGCAGAGGGGAAAGTTGGGAGGTGGTCTAAATACCtttttatttgttttgtttgttgatatGCTGGCAATGTTGATACATTTGTTGGTATCATTGGGCTTTTGTTTCCATACTGGTTCATGATTTGTGTTTAAAAACTCTACTCTTACGACTTTGAcgatattttttttttttttttttttttttttgttagACATGGGATGGGCAGCATGGTGGGTTGGTGTAAAGTTAGCGGGAGGGCTAAATCACATTTTGAAGTATTTTTCAGTGATCCTGTCGTTTGCTTTTGTGTACACATGAGATGTTTTTGGGTTTTCTCGATGTTGGGTCACTGTATAGGATCACCCAGATGCAATACTATTCTtacaacccccaaacaacaacaacaacaacaacagcgaAAAGGGAACTCAGCTGCCAGTCTGGATCCCCATCTGCTGCAGGCGCTGTATTCTTTGGGAAGTCTGCCTTATTTTGACATGTCGTCAGAAGCGGAAGTAACTCCGATTACTCCCGGGTCGGGCTTCGGATATGCTGGtaagatgatggagggctTTGCTGACCGCATGCCTACCTCTCCCGCCAGCCAACCTGTAAGAAGGGGTCCTGCTGGATGTGGTTCAACCAACTTGGCTGCCCAACCGAGAATTCTTGATGATTTTATCTGACCAGTCACTTACTTACCTCCCTCGTCTTACCAACAATTACTGACGCACTCCCACCGCCCTGGCTGACACAATACAACTTTACCGGACCCTTAACAGGGTGGAAGGTATTTTAACgctgggatggatggggcgAAGCTACCTATCAAGTTCACCTTATAGATGACAGGTAACTGCATCATGCCAGGATCTTCTCCCCCCACCCGCACATGTTGTTCAGTCACGGGGGTCGGTCGATATTGGCTTGACCGGGGCCTATTAACGAACAAGGAAGCAAGACCTTCCacttgggatgatgagggccCTGAAGAAAAGATTGGTAGCCCTGACAAGAGAGCCCATAGACCACTGAGTATAGTAGGACGGCTTTGGATATATATTACGGGATCGCCGAGAAGCCTCAGGGGATTAACAGAGGGGTCTGTTGACTATCTTTTGGGCCTCTGGATGCTTTCATCCCTTTTTCTGCTTTTCTTTGCACGGCCGGACGGTGTAAAGCAGCGAATTTGAGCTTCACAGGGACGATGGTTGACTTGTATTACCTTCCCCGACAGATGACCTGCATGTTGGGGATGTTGGTAGGTACCcagggaggcgggggacTCAGCCCTATTGATGTTATCATCTATCTTGATGGACGGAAGGGAAGGAGATGTTCTTGTACCGCTAGTATACCTTTTCACTAGAACAGGATTCGGGCAGATCTTGGGTCATTGTTCGGGTATTTTGTTCTCGTGAAGATAGATTCGTACTCCTCTTCACCTGCAGGGTGTGGCGGTAGTCATTCAGAGTCCACAAAGTACCTGGCATGCCTGTCTCATCTTTACCTATCTAACAACCCTCGTCTCTCCAGGACTCTGGATGACTAAGGGGAAAAAAGCATATACTTCcgccgccaaagaagaaTTTAAAACTTTCGACAATAGCAGCAGTGTACAATTCACaaatcacaaccaccaatcCCTTTGTAAGTAGGTTTATAAACACATTTCCATTCTTTCCCGGAATAAGGTAGAGCCAAAActcaaaaacaaaaagtaTATACAACTGAatcctcctcaaatcccatcccatccaaactgatgctgatgattcatctcctcccttcccccccaaaatgcAATGCTATGCTATACcatgcaaaaaaaaaacgaaaaaaaacgcttcttttcctcccaaATTTTTCTtacatctccccccttccaagAATTCTCAGAGAGAAACTTAGATGCACTGGCTGTAGTAAGGGTTGAGAACAGTGCAAGTAGAGCCGGAAGCGCAGACGGTAGGGCCAGTCCAGCCGTTGCCACCGCACTGTCCCCACTTGGgagcaacaccagcaccgccggtaggagcgggagcggcagAGGTGGCAGGGGCGGAGGTGACAGTGACGAGGGTAGTGGTGGGGGGCTGGACGAcaggggcggaggaggtggtgacgacggggccggcggtgggggtgACGACGGGAGCGCCGGGGAGGGTGGCAGAGGCGGTGCGGGTGGCGGTGGACTTGCTCTGGGGGATGGAGCTGATGGCGCCGGCGATGAGGGCAGGGCCGGGGACGGGGTAGTTGGGGCTGGCGACGTAGGGGTTGAACAGGATGCCGGCGTCGTTGGCGCGGTAGAGGGAGGTGCCGGCGACACCGGCGGGGGagttgttgccgttgccgacGATGCGGAGGTTCAGGCACTGGGGATAGGCCTGGGCGCCGTTGGGGGAAGAGCCGCCGTGGAGGGCGATGATCTCATGGCGGAGGACGTAGTTGCCGGCCTTGAGGTCGGCGGGGATCTGGACGAGCCAGCTGTTGCCGTTGGCACGGAGGTCGTCGGCGGCCCACGTGcgggtgttggggttgtagcCGGCACCGCCGATCTTGAACCAGCGGAGGGAGGTCTTGTCGACGGTCTCGCAGGGGCCGTTGCAGTTGGCGAGGTAGTCGATGACGGGGCCGATGTGGGACTCGGGCCACTCGGGGGTCCAGACGATGGAGATCTTGTCACCGGCGTTGACAGTGGCAGAGCCGCCGCCAGGAGCAGCAGACTTGTGGCAGATGATGTCGGTGGTGCCGAAGTTGTTGGGCTCGACGAAGCCGTTGTCCTGCTGAAGAGCAGACCAGCCGATCACGGTaggggggttgggctggtAGAAGTGGGTTGTCGGGTCATAGTTCTGATAGTAGACACCGTTCACGATGATGTGGGAGACGTGGCCGTGGGCGGCAACGAGGGCAGCACCCGAGAGGGCGGCGAGAAGGGTAGCGGCCTTGTTAGACATGGTGAAGAGATGTGTGTGCTGAGTCTCACTCTGAAATGAATAGGTGAGGATGTCTGACCgtgggctggtgatggctgggagTGCTGATCGACGGATGAAGAACCAGAACCAAGGGTGACAGCAACGGCGATCTTTATACTCGATGGCTTTGGGCATCTCGGTCCATGTTACCGCAGCATTCACGACATATCACGTCCAGTGAGGTGGACCAAAGGCGTTCTGGGTGTTCATGGAGGAGGTCTGGGCGCGGTGCTAGCGGAGCATGAAGGAGGGCATCCCGGGGCCGAATCGATCATCGGCAATGATGTTGAATGACAAGGGGCGACCAACCAAGGGCAGTGTGGGGTAGGCGAGgccgtggtgatggaggcTCAAGGCACCATGCACCCCAACCTGGGGAGCATGCGGTCAGGTAGCGAGCTTCCCAAGAGTCTGGTCCAATTTGGGGTGCCCTGTTTGCACATGTTGGCGCCACCAAAATGGGGGAGACGGCGGCAGGGAGGCCGGTGACAAGACAAAGCTGCTTGGAATCCGAGGTCGACTGAAGGAGATATCGGACTGCCTTCCCGTCTTGGAGCCCGGGGAAGAGAGCCCCAAGAGGGATCAAGAAACGATGTGATTGGCGAAGGCTGACAAGAGCTCGATGCTGGTTCCCGGCAGACAGTTCAACGCTCTGAGGCACCAAACCGGATTAGGATTACTTGGATCGTGGAGAGGCTCTTCCGTGCCATCTTGGGAAAGACGAGCGATCCAGGGGAACAGGGGGGTGGTCCCCACTTGGTTTGTGGGGAAAATGTAACGGCGTTTCAACTTAGCGCGCCgtagggaggtggtgttggacgGTCATGGACGGATGAATTCGGTGACATCCGAGAGGTGTAGAGTTGCAGTCTGAATTCAGGCAAAAAGTTGGCAAGTCTGGCAGTGGAGCGGATAATCCAGGTTGACACAAGCGACCTCGCCAGAGACAGGTCGGGGATACCCTCAGCCTGCGCTGAACCCGACTCCAAGGTTCTCGCAATATCGAGGTCGCTTTAGTTCGACGGGCTCAATACCGAGTCGCAGCACGGGAACGGGAGAGCTCGTGGTTGACAGTTTCGGCTAAAGAGTAGCGCTCCCAGCAGACAACGTGGTGGACGGCATTTTGCATTGACGGCGTGGGGAAGGCAATGGGAAAAGTATAAGATGGTCTGCTTCCAACCAAATTGGAGGACGAACAAGGCGAAACAGCTTCCCCCAACTTCTGCGGTTCGCATGGAGATCATCGCCGATAGTGCCTGCCGCCACTGTTCTCGGCCGCTTAAACACTTTAGCCAAGACTTCGTCTGAAAAAGGGGGCAAGAAGGCTTCATTCTGGTAGTGCATAACGCCATCATCTGTTCCAGCTTAACTTGCACTTGGCTTGCAAAGGCTCAAGCTTCACATCTCGCGAGAGGCTCGGCAGCAGGAATTTCAGATCAGATGGCCAAGTTCACGCGCGGCTTCCCGGCGCGGGCTCCTCCACGACCGCCACCGTCCCGTCACTCCGATGCTACTATCCACCACAGAGGCCCACATCGACTACAACGATTCTCCTCTATTGTCTGGAATCTTCCAGTTTTTGATTTTTCTTGTCCTGCTGACAgtctctttcttttcaaGATTTTCATTCATgtcgatgttgttgttgactatggcgatgatgttgatatGATGCCCCTCACAGTGGGCGACTTGAGAAGTTGGAAGGGCCGGCCCTGAGGTTCATGTGTGGCTCTGAGATTGAAAGAATTCCCATTGTGAGAGCTGTGGAATCGCGCCATGTTTGCCCGAGCAACACACCCTCTCGGACGCAGGTTCACCCACCACTGCCCCGTTTTCGGCTTCGTTGTCCAAAACAAGACTGACTATCATCTCTAGCTTGCAAGTAAAACATCCGACAGCGCTTCATTGAGCGTTGGATATGTGCGCGTTCAAGTGGAGAGACATAATTATCATTGGTGGAATGCGTGCCCGGTGTAAAATGCatgctggtggtgacgatgcTCCTCCTATCGCGAGAGAGAAACTGAGCTGCAATGAgaaaccaacatcaccctATCTTGAAGCTAATTCATCCAGCACCCGACTAACTCGAAAAACTGCGGTGTCATCTCTTCCTAGGCTGGTTTTCTTGTTGGGGATTTCAAGAATAGAATATCAAGCattgtgaggttgaggtccTCAGTTTTCGAATTCAAACATCTCACTGCCTCCCTGGCTTTCTCGTGACACCAGCCACATCATCAAAACCAACATCGTAGGTCAGGCGCCGGCATCGGTCAAACACATCACCATGACAATGTCCCAGATCTCATTGATATCGAATGCAAGGAACCGCCCAGCAAGACCTGTTCACGTATCTTTGCTGGAAAGCAGGCCTAAAACGCAAAATTGGCCATAATCGACCAAGAGACTCGTCCCAACATTGTATTTCGTCTTGGAGCAAGCGACCGTAGTTGGGGTCGAGAGCCGCTTTAGCTTAATAGGGGTCTTTTCAAAGGTGGGTGAGCAAGCGACGGGAGCAGAGAAACAAGTTGCGAGAAGAGAATCTTCAAGGACACTTTCCACAATTGTCTGTGGGGGCGTTTGGCAGCGTGCCATTATCACCGGGTTCTGATGGCCGGAATTGGAAGAACGTCACCAGACCTATGGAAGACGGTGAGAGAAGGGGCGTCTTGGACACAGGGATGGGCGGCCGCCGTTCTCGCAGAAAGTAACCATGTATGTCTGCAAGAATGATTAACAGGCATTTACTAACAGGCCTTCCAAATAGCCAGTATATCTTCTTACAAATGAATCACCGGGTATTTAAACGTAGTTGTGGAGCAGCAATACCTCAAACCTCCGACTGTTTCTCCCCTGTTGGTTGACAGAGCATGCAGCCTTTCCAAGGAATATTGGCGCTGGAGGGTCGGCTTCTGGAGCAACATAAGCAACATCGAAGCTACGCCATCGTACGTGTCACGCTCAGGAGTCTGGCTGCAGGCTAGGACAGTACCCAGACAGAAGTATAATGGTGACGGCAGAATGCATTTGGTAGAATCAATGCTAATCTCATCAGCATACCGACCCAGTAGCCCCAGTCCcagcaaaaacaccatcccaactccaaacgCCCTACCAAAGTGTGTACAATAGGTTCCCTCAAATCGCATCATGGTGTCCAACTGGTCCAAGGTCTTGGCACAGATCCCGTGCCGCATCCCCAGACTCGGGCCTCGAATCAGAACCGGTCGCTTCATCCGCACCCTTGCTGCCAACGGTCGATCCCGCCCCCACCATGCCGGCAATCTCGACTCCACAACTCAAACAGAGCTCCCGACGACATTCCTGTTCTTCAGTCTCGTATATCCAGCTCTGTTGTATCTCCTCAAACATCTCGAGcctccccaaaacaccaccgctGCTAACCCCACGAGGGACGCAAACAGCAAGAACAGATGCTCACCAATAGCCAAGAACATCTTGTTATCCCAGTTCACCCAAGTCCCACCTCTTTCCTGGGTAAAAAAGATCCACTCGTCCGCCTCCGGCCTGTCGTCCATGATCAACCGGTAACCTCTGTGTTCCATCTTGGGATCTGCCCCAGGCTTCGGCAGCAACGAGTGGTACTTTTCCCACACAGCCGTTTCGAACCACTGCCCACTCGCAAAACTGATGGTGATGTAAGGAAAGAGATAATTCCAGTCGTACTCCATCAGTGACATTGTAACGAGGTTCCAGAACGGGTGGCGAGGCTTCGACGCAAGGATGTTGTTCGAGAGAGCTCCGCGGCCGCCGTCGGTGATCCAAAACGGATAGTATAGTAGAGGTGTCAAGTCCGTTTTGCAGCCCTGTTGCAGAGTATTATAAGTATCTTGTCCAGTTGAAGGATGGGGAAAACCACTGACATTGTCCAGATCCATGTATATTCCCCCATGATGATACAGCAAAAAGTACCTCACGGCATCCACCCTCTGCACCTTGTACCGATACCCATCATACGTCCTCAAAAACCAAGGGTATTCCCTTTCGATAAATTCTCTCGAGGTTCGTTCGGTCCACAactatcatcaccacccaaagtcagcatccccatccccgtcatTTGCACAACCCCCACCTGTACCACCACACAAACCTACCTTAAACTCCCACCCCGGATTCCTCTCCACACAGCCTcccctaaccccctcccaatcccccGGCAAACTATCATTCCCCGGTTCCTTCCAATTGTGAAAAACCTGATGCACAATCTTTGGAATATGCTGaaccctcttccctcccccccccaacaacccatgTCCATCCTGGTTATACGCCTCAAGCGCATCCGCCTGCCGTAGCTGAATCCCCGCATGCTGGAAAAAGAGGCCCACAA from Podospora pseudoanserina strain CBS 124.78 chromosome 2, whole genome shotgun sequence includes the following:
- the CEL61A gene encoding glycoside hydrolase 61 (CAZy:AA9; COG:G; EggNog:ENOG503NYCR), producing the protein MSNKAATLLAALSGAALVAAHGHVSHIIVNGVYYQNYDPTTHFYQPNPPTVIGWSALQQDNGFVEPNNFGTTDIICHKSAAPGGGSATVNAGDKISIVWTPEWPESHIGPVIDYLANCNGPCETVDKTSLRWFKIGGAGYNPNTRTWAADDLRANGNSWLVQIPADLKAGNYVLRHEIIALHGGSSPNGAQAYPQCLNLRIVGNGNNSPAGVAGTSLYRANDAGILFNPYVASPNYPVPGPALIAGAISSIPQSKSTATRTASATLPGAPVVTPTAGPVVTTSSAPVVQPPTTTLVTVTSAPATSAAPAPTGGAGVAPKWGQCGGNGWTGPTVCASGSTCTVLNPYYSQCI
- a CDS encoding hypothetical protein (EggNog:ENOG503NUR1; CAZy:GT32; COG:I); the encoded protein is MRISIKISVILWAVVLLAGTGYILARLVAFVGLFFQHAGIQLRQADALEAYNQDGHGLLGGGGKRVQHIPKIVHQVFHNWKEPGNDSLPGDWEGVRGGCVERNPGWEFKLWTERTSREFIEREYPWFLRTYDGYRYKVQRVDAVRYFLLYHHGGIYMDLDNGCKTDLTPLLYYPFWITDGGRGALSNNILASKPRHPFWNLVTMSLMEYDWNYLFPYITISFASGQWFETAVWEKYHSLLPKPGADPKMEHRGYRLIMDDRPEADEWIFFTQERGGTWVNWDNKMFLAIGEHLFLLFASLVGLAAVVFWGGSRCLRRYNRAGYTRLKNRNVVGSSV